The region GCAGATTAAAATTAGACCAAACGCTGAGTCGTTTAATGTAGCCAAGGAATGAAGACAACAGATCAGACAACAATTTACCCATTTGTCAGTAGCCACAACAAGTGAGGAATAACAATCTTAAATGTGTGTGGTTCAGTCTCTTCAGCTTCAACTGCAATTCAACTCTCTCTAACTGTAAGTGATTTTTTCTGTCCGAACCAATGCAGAAGTAGCAAATTTTACTTAGTAGTAGTAATTAGTATCagaaattttctttaattttcagTATTATGGCTGCTTCTTTGATTACTGGAGCTGCTAATCTCAAATTATctaatgaaaaaacaaaaacccCAGCTGGGTTAGGTTCTGTTAGGGCAAAATTTCATGTTAGTTCCTTCCCCAGGAAAAATCTAGTATCTTACACTGTTAGAAATACCCAAACATCAAGACTTTTAGGTCCTAGATGCAGTTTATCATCATCTTCAAGACCAGCTTCACAGCCTAGGTTTATACAGCACAAAAAAGAGGCATTTTGGTTCTATAGATTCTTGTCTATTGTGTATGATCATATCATAAACCCTGGTCATTGGACTGAGGATATGAGAGATGATGCTCTTGAGCCGGCTGATCTTTACGATAGGAATATGATCGTTGTTGATGTTGGTGGCGGTACCGGGTTTACTACTTTGGGAATTGTTAAGCATGTTGATGCGAAAAATGTGACAATTCTTGACCAATCACCTCACCAACTTGCTAAGGCTAAGCAGAAGGAGCCCTTGAAGGAATGTAAGATTGTTGAAGGAGATGCGGAGGATCTTCCGTTCCGGACTGATTATGCTGATAGATATGTTTCTGCTGGCAGGTAATGATTTATGGAAGTTAGTATAGTTTTGTTGTTGAATTTGTAGCAGTGCTTGATTTGTGACTTATGGAtgtttatttacaatttttattggGTCTCAGCAGAATGAGATCGTTTCTATTGATTTTATTGTGTAAATTGAAATAGTTATACAATAGGTATCCTAAGTTTAGGGGCTCATATGTAGCACGGACACATACGGAAAAGAAGGACACTTGGACACAAACCTGCAAAAtggtgttattttaagatttcaTATGttcaaaaatgaagttttgtgtCCGAAATGCCAAGTTTTCGACACGTTTCCGAGACAGAAAATGTCGATTGGATAAAGTGTTTGTACTACGTAAGGAGCTCTCAGCAACGTTAGGTTACTAAACggatttcaattcaaaaaaatgGTAATTGATTTGTACATCTACACTCCTGCATCACCTAATTCCGGCTTTCTTTTTTGTGTTTCTCAGCATTGAGTACTGGCCTGATCCACAGCGTGGAATCAAGGAAGCATACAGGGTACTGAAAATTGGGGGCAAGGCCTGTCTCATCGGTCCTGTGTATCCAACCTTTTGGTTGTCTCGCTTTTTTGCAGATGTGTGGATGCTTTTCCCTAAGGAGGAAGAGTACATTGAATGGTTTAAAAAGGCTGGGTTCAAGGATGTTAAACTAAAAAGGATAGGCCCAAAATGGTACCGCGGTGTTCGTAGGCATGGCTTGATTATGGGTTGCTCTGTGACTGGAGTTAAGCCAATGTCCGGAGATTCTCCACTGCAGGTAAAAATGCTTCATCTCTTACTATCAGTTAGGATTTTTCAGTTTTGATTCCTTAATTTTATAATGCTCTATTTTGTTTCTGTCAACCATTGTCTTTGTGCATTACCCATATTGTAATGTGCTTTTCGTTTTCGCTTATCTGTCACTTAAAAATTTCTAAATGATGTTGGTGTATTGCTGCAGCTTGGTCCGAAGGTAGAGGACGTGGAGAAGCCTGTAAATCCGTTTGTGTTCTTTCTGCGTTTCATTCTCGGGACGTTAGCAGCCACATACTATGTGCTGGTTCCTATCTACATGTGGATCAAAGATCAAATTGTTCCAAAAGGGAGGCCGATATGAAATGACTCAAGTAAGCGTGGTAAGTGGTAACCATAGACCGCCATTGTTGAGTTCCGTGTTAAATTGACTGCTTATGGTTATACAATTGGTTAGCCTCTTTTAGAACTATCTTCTGCTAAAACAATCAAAAGGATGTAGCTCTATGATGTTAGATGGATGAACAGGCCTTCGGCTTTTCTGTATTATGAGTCTACTGTATCTGTTCCTTTTTTGTGCTGAGCTTATAACAATCAAATCTAACTGTGACATTATGTTCTTAATGATTGATGTTGTTGCccttttgtatattttatcaACCTTGTCATGAGCACCAGCAgctgtttttgtttttagagGAGTATGCATTCTAATGACAATTCCTTCAAAAATTTGTATAAACGAAAAGTGCACAAACACATCTATCAAAATTACTTAGCAACGAGTtaaatcaatatcaaatacCGGCACGACCTATGCGGCACATATAAGATACAAAACAAGACTCAATCGAGGTGTCATAATTCAAAAACCAATCCGAACCAATCCTAAATCAAGTCGAAAATAAGATCTAACATCAACACAAAGGTTAAGCACACCAAATCAAGGTTTCAAAGAATCAAATCACTAATTATCAACCCAAAACACATCGGAAAGTTAATCGGAACAAACTGGAAAAACACAGGGTATTACAACTGGGTTTAGCATTTTTATTACAGGAGACTGGCCAAGTGTCCCTCTAAATCTCACTGGCCATATTACATAAAGCGCCTTtctcataatatttaaatgggTCAATAACTCCAACCAAGTCTGTAAAATTTAGATTTCTAAGGTTCAAAGTTCAACTCTTGGACCATCGGTGAACCTAATTAAGTCTCCAACAATAATATTCTCTCTTTTCTTAAACCTGTCAAATTTTGTATAATAAACCCAAAAATACCTATACTGAGGTAAAATTAATACTCCATCACAATGTTTGTAGCTTTTTTAAGCTTTGTAAAGACATTATGAGAGAAAAGGACAAAAAAATGGAAGAGAAACCGCGTGGAGACAGCCATTCATGCATTAGTATTAATATTAATACTATCAAATCGTCTTGTTTCATTTATTACTCAAGGTTGGCACTTCATTAAATGcccatttaaattatatatactcCTAATCTTATTACTACtactattttcatttcatttataTTATCAGTCCAAATATATGATCAAGACTCCCTGGATTTActataactaataaaataacattagtagtttaaatctgaaaatttgAGATTCAACTTTTTTTCCTCCTATTATAATGAAAAAGACATGCATTGTAAAATATTTTCTCAATGAATTTTTACTAAATtggtttaatcttttttttttttcatgcatGTTAAACCTCAAAATTATACAAAACTTAGGGTTTATCCCGTATTTGTTCcatatttgaaacttttttacCCATTTGCACCCCGGAAATTGATAATTCCGGGTTTGTGCCTTTTTTATGGGCCGTCCGCAGAAAAGATATGCGGACGGCCCATTTTTGCATGCCGTCCGCATATCTTTTCTGCGGACGGCTCTTTTTCTCCACGTCTGCTCCTACGTGGAGCAGACGTGGATTATTTTGGGGTGGTCCGCATTTATTTTATGCGGACCACCCCAAAATATATGATTGGGAGATTAATAATCTCCCAATCATTAGGGAGAAATTCTCCCAATCATTTACACAATGATTGGGAGaatttcttaaagttttaaaattacaatttttaaaatttcccaattaatttaatataatttttttaattttaattaaaatatgacTTATTAATATGAaagttataaataataaataataataaaatatctattattaatataatatttttaaattttaaaatcgaaaaaaaatttaaattaaaacataaatgatgtgaaataaaattaaagcatACATTATTCTCCGTTAAAGATACAAATAAGTCTATTCATTAAAAAACATCAATCATATCTACGATTTACAGGTAGGTTTTCACGTAAACCTAGAACTTGACGTCTATTTCTTCGGCCTGTGCTCTGTGTCTGAAAACGCCTCCCCTCGCCACCACCGTCCTCCTCCTCCTGGTCGCCCTCATCGTCGTCGTCACTATCGTCCTCTGCAGATCCCTCGACGGTACCAGTAAAATCCGGGGTGGACTGGACGAAACCCTGCTGCGGAAACTCTGTATGTTGGATGTCATCTAGAGAGAATCCGCCCGCCGACCAGTCAGTAAAGGTGGGAGTCATCCGATGTGGGCTCTGGAAAAGATCCAAAGAAGAGAACCCCGGTGTTGCCTGATCAGTCTGCTGGAATGGAAAATGAGAATACTCTACAGGTGGAAGTGAAGAACACATCCCAGGCTGTGAAGCTGATGACGGCTGCTGATACTGCGAAGAGGACTCGTACAAATGCGAACCTGATGCTGGCTGCTCAAAAGGTGTAGATGCCTGGTATAACTGAGGTGCTGAACCAGAATGGCCATACTGTGTAGATGCGTGCTGAAAAGGGGATGCTGATGAATGCTGAAACTGTGAAGACGGTCCTCCTTGATCATAATGCGAGGATGCCTGAGTGAAGCTGGGTGGTGGTGGCATGAAGTGGTAGTAATCTGGTCCTCTGAAGGGGTGAAAAAACACTGGCTCGGGCATAGGGTCATCTGCAAGGGGCCGTGGCGCTGGTGGAGGCGGCTGCCGTGGTCGACGACGAGATCGGATTGTCTGTGGATCTATCGTTGGCTGAGGAACGGCCGGTAGCCGAAACGGCTCAATGGAAGGATGTGTCGGTGGGATTGTGACGTCACGCCGCTCCTCCTGTGATGCCAACTGCGAACTCCGTGTGATGGACCGAAACCGTGAAGAAATGTCAGCCTCCATATGCATAGTCTCCATCGCATCAGCCTGAAAAAACATACATGGAAAAGTGAGATATATCGTAAAAAACCAGAAATCGATAAAccataaacaaatatataaactatatatcataattaagtACCTGTGCTATCTCTCTTGCACCCTGAGGTGTGATCCATCTTCGCGTGACACGCCGAAACCACTCCATATACTCGGAATGGTATGGAGGGGGTCCTTGAAAAGGGGGTCCGTCGACGACATGATCCAACCTGTGATCCCAAAGATCAATGTAGAAAGCATGTGTCTGCCGCCAATTGTCACTGCCCCTCATCGTATAACTATGAAGGACATGGTCTTGTCTAGGCTGAAGTGGAATAGGTTGTTGTAGACCAAACTGCTGCAGAACTCTATCAGGGTGGTGCCACTCCACGATATGATAATAAATGAGCGGAACAACAGACCGCCAAATACGTCGGCCCTCCAAACAGTACGCGGGGAGGAGACTCAATATCTCATCCGTGTAGGGCTCCCAAATGATCTGCACGaataaaatgttaaacattatagtaatactaataattaatacatgaAATTATTACAAATTCTTACATCTTCATAGCGGCTGCGGTCAAAGCGCATGCGAATGTCATCTAGAGAGTGTCTCGGGACCCGCCTCACGTCTCGCCGACCCCCCCACCTGTGCATTGGTTGTTTTAACATATTAAATTATagacaaacaaataaaaatttatagacAAACAATTAACAAATGAGAAATACCTGTCTCCCAATGGGAGATGATGCGAAATATCGGGAACAGTAAGTCTTCCTGTGACAACTCTAAGCCTATCTAAGGCCCACAACTGGAGGATCCAAGTGGCACCTGCTATACTCTTGCGCTTCTGACTACGCAAAGAACACGTGCATAACTCATGGTAAAGAAAGGCAAGTGTGGCTGAACCCCAACTATACCCGGCAACGTCCTCGAGATCCTCTAGAAGCGGCAGGATCCTCAAAGGGGTCTTTCCTGTGGAAGTATCACTAAAGCATAATCCTGTGATGGCCAGCAACAAGTAACCTCGTGTAAACTGCTGTACAACCTCCTCAGTGTAAACTGCTGTACAGGCATGATGAAATTGTTTCCATCTATCACTTGCGCTGTTAACAGAACCATTTTATATTTTCCATATAAAAATGTCCCATCAATAAAGAGAACGGGTTTGCAATAGCGGAGGCCCTCGACCATGGGCTCGTAAGTCCAAAACATCCGCTTGAACATTCTGACTGTAGGATCAACTTCACCGTCTCGCACGACAGGGTCACCTGAAAATAACCCACTCTTTTAAAGTTAGTAATTGTGATCTTATATgcttaaaacaaaattaaacgatCAAAATTGACTATTTGTACCTTCAGCATGCCAATATGTTCCTGGATTAGTGATGGACACGTTTTCCatgaaataacaattttttttgaaagagtCGTCCCATTCTCCAAACATTTTTGCAATTGCCTTTTCCTTTGCGTACCAAGTTTTCTTATATCGAGGCCGTACTCCTAACCTTTCAAAAATCCCCGCTTGAAGCGTTTTCACCCTTATACTTCGCTGCGCTACCAATTGTAACCGAATATGCTCAGCAATCATTGCAGATCTGTAATTTCGGTGGTCTTGCGAGGCAAATTGGGGATTACATGTGTGAGGACCGTTATATTTTGTTAACGTCCAATCGCCGGCTCCTCTTTTCTTTAAGCATGTCGCCCGCAACCGCCAGTTGCAGATATCGCTATTTTTACACACCAACACTATCGTTTTGAGAGTTGTTCGACAACTCTTGTATTCCCTATTCGCCAGCATGTGATACCTAGTTGCGCAATTCTGAACTGCCAATCTTGAATTAAAAAGCATCCCCTTCGCAAACTCTTTCCCTTCTTTCCAAATCAAACATGGTCCAGAAAACAGATTCATATTCACCCGCATTTCATTGACGTTGACGTGGGTGTAGTCGTAGGGAAATTGGGAATGATATTCAGTACCTTCACCATCGTTGCAAACTGCATCAGCCGTACCCTCAACCCCCTCAGCTTCCTCTATATTCTCACCTCCACTATCATCGTCATCCTCGTCGTCCCCAGGGCCAGCCTGATAGAAGTTGCGTTCATCATCGTCAATGTCATCACTGTCATCACAAGGATCGGATTCCACTAAGTTCAGACCACTAATTGCTGCAGTAATTTCTACTGGCGTGTTGTATTCTACGTACAACTCTATTTCCCGCATGTTCGGGGTCCTCGCAGCATTACAAAGCATGTTGTACACGTTCTCATCGGTTGTCATAGGATAGGCATAATAACTGACAATGTGATTTGCATCATACTGAGGTACGCGTAAGTAAATCTTCGTAATCACAGTATCATCACCTAAACCAATTGTCCTTCTAACTATGTTCTCTAACTCTAAAAAGCTCATTCGCAAACTCAGTTCAGCTGTTCTTCTACAACCTAAATGATAATCTACTCCACCCGGAGTGTTCATTATTGTGCCACCCCAATAAATTAATAACGACGGCATTATCACGGTCGTCATCactacattttaaaaaataaataaattcacaatttttaacatttaaattataacatttaattcatctaaaaaaattataatatttaattataacattttaatatttcaattgtcatgcaaattttttttgtattgtaataattctaattatcatatttgacatttaatttttttgattttttttataaattaaattctaaattttaacgatattaaattaatgtctaacaaataaataatattttaaatcctaaaatttaaactctattaaataatattaactttatttataataaataaattataaaattaacttacCTCTTGTAGTCCACGCTGctgtatataatataaaataatactccAATATGCAGTCGTTGAAACTTTAATAACGTCGGAATAAcgtcaaaatatattaaattttagaagaaaataaataacaaactaACAAATATAGAATAGGGGGAGGTGGGGGATGAGAGGCTGAGCCCCattttttttcaacattttggctttggaaaaaaaatgggGCTCAGCCCTCAATTTATAGTATTACCGTCCGCATAACATTTATGCGGACGGTAACACAGACCGAGGCAGGTCAACAATTGACCTGCCTCGGtcagggaatttattccctgtcTCGATacagggaataaattccctgaAACTGACAGAGTCGTCCGCGGAAGTATTCCGCGGACGGCACTGTCAGCATGCCTTTTGCTCCACGTAGGAGCAGACGTGGAGCAAAAGGCCCGTCCGCATATTTATTCTGCGGACGGCATGCAAAAATGGGCCGTCCGCATATCTTTTCTGCGGACGGCCCATAAAAAAGGCACAAACCCGGAATTATCAATTTCCGGGGTGCAAATGGgtaaaaaagtttcaaatatgGAACAAATATGGGATAAACCCCAAAACTTAATTTAGTAATTCAAATACAAATACTCCTAGTCATACTTAAAAATGGAATAGTCATTTAATGGGATTAGATTATTTTATaagtaaaaatgaaataaaagcgCGTGGAAATTTAAAGTCTGGTGCAAGCAAAGCAGCGTGGTGCATGAAAAGAGAGCACACAGCTCCCCATATCCTCTGCTTCTTCTCTTTGTCTCCTATACGTCTAACCCTTACAGCTGTCTTCATATTTTCTTACCTATTTATTACTGCCACTCTACATTCATTTTTACATTAACAATCTTCAAAACTATTAAATCTGCATGAATTTTCAAATAGGCTAAATTATTCTAcaaaatccaaatcttttaaattttttgcaattctaactaaaatttactattttagtctaattttaaatgttgatgGCAATTTTAATCTATTCGTCTAAATCGATTTAGTTATTCGTGACCAATTTTAAGTGGGTTCCAAACTATCAAAGTCGTGGCAAGGTCTAACAAACTGTATTACTCAAAACTTTTCGATGTTTTACAATTCTAacaaaagatttaaaatatCTGCATCtaaaccaatttttttagtCCATGTTGGCATGATTTTTTGACAATGTGAATGTCACCCGAAAATAAACACACGCAGTTAAATCGATTGAATGCAAATTGACTAAAATTGCTACACATATTAAAagtttagttaaaattataaaagtttaatgctgtagaaaataaaaataaaaatagaactaTTTGATCTGCTAGGACTTTTAAATAACCAATTTATTTGATACTAAATGTAGACGGAGAGAACAACCTTGCATTTTGATTTTTCCTTTGATTTTGTCAAATCAATATCCAATTGAATTAAGAATTTAAGATAGATTTGACTCTGTTAATATAATggaattaaatatgaaaaaatgcaCTACAAAGAATTCTACTTAAACCCAGCTAAGCTTCAGCTACACTCTTCATATCTTCTTCCTCCCTCTCTCTCTCATCTCTTCaccttctctctctctctctcttgtAAAACAATGGCAGAAATTCTGACTGAGGAGCAAATTGTTGAGTTTAAAGAAgctttttgtttgtttgataaAGATGGAGATGGTaatcaatatttattttcttgctTAATTATTACTACTATATATACTTTCATATAGTAAATAAATACTAtagattataatttaattaattaatgtgtACAGGTTGCATTACTGTAGAGGAATTGGCAACTGTAATTAGGTCATTGGATCAAAATCCAACAGCAGAAGAACTTCATGATATGATTACTGAAGTTGATGTTGATGGTAATGGTACCATTGAGTTTGCTGAATTCTTGAATTTAATGGCCAACAAAATTAAGGTATATTTCTTGTTAAActagatttaattaaatatgattaatGTTATAgtatatgatttttatttttattttgtttaattaggaAACTGATGCAGAGGAGGAACTTAAAGAGGCATTTAAAGTGTTTGACAAGGATCAGAATGGGTTCATTTCGGCTAATGAGGTAAATATATCTAGGGTTTGAAGTTTGAACTCATtcaaatttactaattaatttattttatcaacttaattataaaattttaaaaaatatgtcaaCACTCTAAAATTTAGTTTTGTATGGTCAGATTGTGAGGATAATTTATCAGTAGGATcatgatatttataaaatttaaaatgaaataattaagaTGTTAAATTGacagatttttttttgaagttaAGAATTTAAATACCACTTTTATAATTAAGCTAAAAGCAAATGTGTAGTAAAATGACAACTGTGTTTGTTTAGAGGGACGGTGTTGatagaaaatataaagtttaagcacttatatttaataatacaatTATACAAGTACTGGCAGCACCATAATGTTAGACAAATGAGCTTCCTAAATAAGCAGTactataaagaaaataaattatattcatCACTATATTGTATTTTAGTGATTGGAGAAATTCCCCTTTACATCCACACGAAAAACAAAATTTACGCTTAAAACTATAATTCCAACATTACATACTTAACTCTGTTATAGCTTTAGAAACTTATGATGAGTAAATaaggaaaataaatattttttatcattttatttattttatagattGAAGAAATTCATGTTTACTGCCACGAGAAATAAGGACTcgaacataatttttttaaatttaaataataatgtttAATCCTTTCAAAAACtgtttcattttattatttttgcatTATAACGCCTTTCAGATTAGAAATTGGAGTAAAATGATTAAATATATACACGAACATGAGTTTATCTTATGTTCCTAATTTAATATTCACCTTTTTGGTATGtgtagtttataaaattaattaaacatgaATCCGTAAAATAACTAAGATCTGTACGATTCAGTATGCAGTGAACTATAACCATGTTTGATGCATTTGAGGATAAGCacttgattaaaatatttaagttaGCAGGAGAGATTCTATCccaatacttttaaaaattactacTCTTTCTAtcccaatttaattaaaaagattctTTGCATATTATTCCCAAAAGAAATATATAGATAAAAtctaattttacttttatattttcatattacttgcattttctttaaaattttaataaaagcaaatagaaaaaaattaagtcAAAAGTATTTTAACAATAAACATCAGGTCTAATAgaccaaaaa is a window of Mercurialis annua linkage group LG2, ddMerAnnu1.2, whole genome shotgun sequence DNA encoding:
- the LOC126667209 gene encoding uncharacterized protein LOC126667209; protein product: MTTVIMPSLLIYWGGTIMNTPGGVDYHLGCRRTAELSLRMSFLELENIVRRTIGLGDDTVITKIYLRVPQYDANHIVSYYAYPMTTDENVYNMLCNAARTPNMREIELYVEYNTPVEITAAISGLNLVESDPCDDSDDIDDDERNFYQAGPGDDEDDDDSGGENIEEAEGVEGTADAVCNDGEGTEYHSQFPYDYTHVNVNEMRVNMNLFSGPCLIWKEGKEFAKGMLFNSRLAVQNCATRYHMLANREYKSCRTTLKTIVLVCKNSDICNWRLRATCLKKRGAGDWTLTKYNGPHTCNPQFASQDHRNYRSAMIAEHIRLQLVAQRSIRVKTLQAGIFERLGVRPRYKKTWYAKEKAIAKMFGEWDDSFKKNCYFMENVSITNPGTYWHAEGDPVVRDGEVDPTVRMFKRMFWTYEPMVEGLRYCKPVLFIDGTFLYGKYKMVLLTAQVIDGNNFIMPVQQFTLRRKDPFEDPAASRGSRGRCRSEAQEYSRCHLDPPVVGLR
- the LOC126667205 gene encoding uncharacterized protein LOC126667205: MRFDRSRYEDIIWEPYTDEILSLLPAYCLEGRRIWRSVVPLIYYHIVEWHHPDRVLQQFGLQQPIPLQPRQDHVLHSYTMRGSDNWRQTHAFYIDLWDHRLDHVVDGPPFQGPPPYHSEYMEWFRRVTRRWITPQGAREIAQADAMETMHMEADISSRFRSITRSSQLASQEERRDVTIPPTHPSIEPFRLPAVPQPTIDPQTIRSRRRPRQPPPPAPRPLADDPMPEPVFFHPFRGPDYYHFMPPPPSFTQASSHYDQGGPSSQFQHSSASPFQHASTQYGHSGSAPQLYQASTPFEQPASGSHLYESSSQYQQPSSASQPGMCSSLPPVEYSHFPFQQTDQATPGFSSLDLFQSPHRMTPTFTDWSAGGFSLDDIQHTEFPQQGFVQSTPDFTGTVEGSAEDDSDDDDEGDQEEEDGGGEGRRFQTQSTGRRNRRQVLGLRENLPVNRRYD
- the LOC126667630 gene encoding 2-methyl-6-phytyl-1,4-hydroquinone methyltransferase, chloroplastic-like; this encodes MAASLITGAANLKLSNEKTKTPAGLGSVRAKFHVSSFPRKNLVSYTVRNTQTSRLLGPRCSLSSSSRPASQPRFIQHKKEAFWFYRFLSIVYDHIINPGHWTEDMRDDALEPADLYDRNMIVVDVGGGTGFTTLGIVKHVDAKNVTILDQSPHQLAKAKQKEPLKECKIVEGDAEDLPFRTDYADRYVSAGSIEYWPDPQRGIKEAYRVLKIGGKACLIGPVYPTFWLSRFFADVWMLFPKEEEYIEWFKKAGFKDVKLKRIGPKWYRGVRRHGLIMGCSVTGVKPMSGDSPLQLGPKVEDVEKPVNPFVFFLRFILGTLAATYYVLVPIYMWIKDQIVPKGRPI
- the LOC126667278 gene encoding calmodulin-like protein 8, encoding MHYKEFYLNPAKLQLHSSYLLPPSLSHLFTFSLSLSCKTMAEILTEEQIVEFKEAFCLFDKDGDGCITVEELATVIRSLDQNPTAEELHDMITEVDVDGNGTIEFAEFLNLMANKIKETDAEEELKEAFKVFDKDQNGFISANELRHVMINLGEKLTDEEVEQMIKEADLDGDGQVNYDEFVKMMTIVG